In bacterium YEK0313, one genomic interval encodes:
- a CDS encoding Long-chain-fatty-acid--CoA ligase FadD15: MNALSTDIAKAAPADGQPATLVAALARNAARSPDRIAFRERKYGVWQELTWKQVQDEVLAMAAALDARGLNPGSALIVIGDNRPRLYFAMLAANVLKAFPSPVYPDVPLDELVVSTRHGAPDFAVAEDQEQVDKLIELRERIGRPATIVYDDPRGLDGYAAAGLVSLEALVTEGRARLEREPGLAAALAGRAGPDDVTVLLHSSGTTGEPKGIPLSHANVTRGVMNAAASGYFREHEELFAYLPTAWVGDFVFTLGAGLMLTATINIPERQETVMHDLREVAPTFYLAAPRAWDQMLTRIQVGMKNSTPLKRRLFDTFMPRAVALEKKRLAGEQPGLGERLMHRIGDVLVYAPLRDYLGLGRAERAFTGGEALGEDTFLFFRALGIKLKQFYGQTETCALTAAQSEGRVKLHTVGRPMEGVAVRIDDSGEILVRSPSVITGYFDDPASSAKAIVDGWLHTGDAGFLDEDGDLVVLGRVSEVVRTAAGERYIPNFIENRLKFSPYIRNVAVIGAGRDQLTAIVCIDFDAVGHWAEERRISYTSYADLSQKPEVQELVGSVIAHVNTLQPEGLKVRRFVNLHKDFDADDGEITRTRKLRRNTIETTYAALIAALYGGERQTVFDAAITYESGERGVIRRTLTISEVPA, translated from the coding sequence ATGAACGCGCTTTCGACCGACATCGCAAAGGCGGCGCCGGCTGATGGCCAGCCGGCGACGCTGGTCGCCGCGCTTGCCCGCAATGCCGCGCGTTCGCCCGACCGCATCGCCTTCCGCGAACGCAAATACGGCGTCTGGCAGGAGCTGACCTGGAAGCAGGTGCAGGACGAGGTGCTGGCGATGGCGGCGGCGCTGGACGCGCGCGGCCTCAACCCGGGATCGGCGCTCATCGTGATCGGCGACAACCGGCCGCGGCTCTATTTCGCCATGCTGGCGGCCAATGTGCTGAAGGCCTTTCCCTCGCCCGTCTACCCGGACGTGCCGCTCGACGAGCTCGTCGTCTCGACCCGCCACGGCGCGCCCGACTTCGCGGTGGCCGAGGACCAGGAACAGGTCGACAAGCTGATCGAGCTGCGCGAGCGGATCGGCCGGCCAGCGACCATCGTCTACGACGATCCGCGCGGCCTCGACGGCTATGCAGCGGCCGGCCTCGTCTCGCTCGAGGCGCTCGTCACCGAGGGGCGCGCACGGCTCGAGCGGGAGCCGGGCCTTGCCGCGGCGCTGGCCGGCCGCGCCGGCCCCGACGACGTCACGGTGCTCCTCCATTCCTCGGGCACGACCGGCGAGCCCAAGGGCATTCCGCTCAGCCATGCCAATGTCACGCGTGGCGTCATGAACGCGGCGGCCAGCGGCTATTTCCGCGAACACGAGGAGCTCTTCGCCTATCTGCCGACGGCCTGGGTCGGCGACTTCGTGTTCACGCTCGGCGCCGGCCTGATGCTGACGGCGACCATCAACATCCCGGAGCGGCAGGAAACGGTGATGCACGACCTGCGCGAGGTGGCGCCGACCTTCTATCTCGCCGCGCCGCGCGCCTGGGACCAGATGCTGACGCGTATCCAGGTCGGCATGAAGAACTCGACGCCGCTGAAGCGGCGGCTGTTCGACACATTCATGCCGCGGGCAGTGGCCCTGGAGAAGAAGCGGCTCGCCGGCGAGCAGCCCGGCCTTGGCGAGCGGCTGATGCACCGGATCGGCGACGTCCTCGTCTATGCGCCGCTGCGCGACTATCTCGGCCTCGGCCGGGCCGAGCGCGCCTTTACCGGCGGCGAGGCGCTCGGCGAGGACACGTTCCTGTTCTTCCGCGCGCTCGGCATCAAGCTGAAGCAGTTCTACGGCCAGACCGAGACCTGCGCGCTGACCGCCGCGCAGAGCGAGGGCCGGGTCAAGCTGCATACCGTCGGCCGGCCGATGGAAGGCGTCGCGGTCCGCATCGACGACAGCGGCGAGATCCTGGTCAGGTCGCCGTCGGTGATCACGGGCTATTTCGACGATCCGGCAAGCTCGGCCAAGGCCATCGTCGACGGTTGGCTGCACACCGGCGATGCCGGCTTCCTCGACGAGGACGGCGATCTCGTCGTGCTCGGCCGCGTCTCGGAGGTGGTGCGCACGGCGGCCGGCGAGCGCTACATTCCGAACTTCATCGAGAACCGGCTGAAGTTCAGCCCCTATATCCGCAATGTCGCCGTCATCGGCGCCGGCCGCGACCAGCTCACCGCCATCGTCTGCATCGATTTCGACGCGGTCGGCCATTGGGCGGAGGAGCGGCGCATCTCCTATACGTCCTATGCCGATCTCTCGCAGAAGCCCGAGGTGCAGGAGCTGGTGGGCTCGGTCATCGCCCATGTCAACACGCTCCAGCCCGAAGGGCTGAAGGTCCGCCGCTTCGTCAACCTGCACAAGGATTTCGACGCGGATGACGGCGAGATCACGCGCACCCGCAAGCTGCGCCGCAACACGATCGAGACGACCTATGCCGCGTTGATCGCGGCGCTCTATGGCGGCGAGCGGCAGACCGTGTTCGACGCGGCCATCACCTATGAGAGCGGCGAGCGCGGCGTGATCCGGCGCACCCTTACGATCAGCGAGGTTCCGGCCTGA